The Littorina saxatilis isolate snail1 linkage group LG1, US_GU_Lsax_2.0, whole genome shotgun sequence nucleotide sequence GTATGCAATCATTTATTGGGGGACGAACTGAACATTTTATGGCAGAACTGACATGCCATATTCAGGCCTACagataaaacaaacacatacaaaaacatatataaacagtcaaacaaactcatacaaacaaacacatgcaaacaaacaaggaaacaCGAGAAAACAAGCACGCAAGCAAAGAAGGAAGAGAAGGATCAAAGAAACCAATAGACAATCCAACAAGCAAACGAGAAAACGAGCaggcaagtaaacaaacacgagagagagagagagagagagagagagagagagagagagagagagagagagagagagagagagaaagagagagagagagagaggggggggggggtgagggggagggggagacagaaaaagagatcGGGTGTACAGAAACCCAaaggaaacagaaaaaagaaaaaaacaaaaggcagaaagaaaggaggaagaacaacaacaaagaataaaacaaaacaaaacaacacacacagaaagacagaaagaaagctaccaaacaaactaacaacatGATATACTCAATCCATTATGACTTCAACGAAGAAGGAATAAATGAGGTTGGAATTTACAAAGAAAAGACATATTTCTCACTGGAAAATATTTATCAAAGcacaaaattaattcttcaCAAAACCTACGTGCAAAACTACCGCGACCCTTCTCCTCCTCCGTTttaccacacccccccccccccctactccaCAAACAtgcaaaaccaaaaacaaaatacaacttTCAGCTTTGTTAGATACTCATACACCATACGTGAAACGCCGTCAAAGATTTCAGTCGATAGACACAAGCTGTGACCGTCGACGATGTTGCTATTCAAACTTATTGAGCAGGGGAGAACAGTCTGTCCCTCGAGTCATAAGTCTTCGTGGGCTACGAACCTGTGACCTGCTTGCCACCGTGGCTGTATATACAAGTCGATGGGCGACGTTGCCTCAATGGGGAATTTTTAAAAGACGGGTAAGTTTCAACGCATGGACCAGTGACATGGCATGTTATCATGACTTTGATGTGGACGGACGAGATTTTTCTGTTCGTGTTTATCCTAATGTTTTCGcagttgacccccccccccccccccccccccataccccACCCCTCCATTCTATTTCCCTGGCCCTGCCTGCACTCCTCTATCTTTTCTCTCTCGACAAGGTATAATACTCAAAAATCCTCCAAACTAAGTAGTAAGTGTTTTAACTTACTTAATTTAACACCCCCAAAAAGTTTAGGCAATTGATACCACGAAAGTACAACTCAAAATGGCCTTCAGTATTACCCATTGCTGAGATGAGTCTCCGTCAAAATACGGCAAACTTTCATAACGACTAAAAAacctaaaattaaaaaaaaaactattcaAATTGTCAAACGCCTGaacgcacagaaaaaaaagagaaacagtttataaagcagggccggaccaaatgagttgtaagggggggggttcctcctttttttgggggggcaaatcagcgaagtggcgaagccacaagcgcgcgcctgcaaatcaggcgcgcgaactaggggggtctgggggcatgctcccccggaaaagttttgaaaaaacggttaaaatctgtgcaatctggtgcattctgggccttgttttgagggttaaggcctgtcagtgtgagttggtggggggcggggaggggggggggggtacccttttctcatcggatttcacattgaataaaatttgttagagacacacacaaaatttatttaaaaaaaaacaaaaaaaaaaaaacacttaaagcaaggtacatgcttttccaggggtggggttccagaacccctggaacccccccccccccccctgggtccggccctgtaaagGGAAGTCAAAGGAGAAGTAAGAGTATTGGTAAATAACCATAAGTATTAGTAATCAGTAGATGAATAATTAAATAAACAGTTTAGAACATACATCTATACATATACAGATACATTCTACGTCCAAAGCAAGTCAAACAATAACTCCAGATTCCAACCTCTGCTCAAATTTAAATCAAAGTTTGACACAGGAAACTATCGACTCATTTTACCCATCTCCGCCAACCAgcccccacccctaccccctatcCCAATCTGAACTCTTCCTCCGTTTTATTACTACGTAGTTCAGTACTCGTGTGAGATTGATTCTTGGCTCCAATGGAACTAAACAGACCCAGCAGCTGCAAAAACGATTAAGTAGGCAATGATGTCAAAATTGAAAGGTGTAGCATACACGTGTATGGGAGTATAGTAAATGgggtttggggagggggggtggggtgggggggtggaggTAGAGTGATCGGGTAggttagagatgtgtgtgtgtgtgtggggggggggtgggtggaggggggggggtgtagtgTGAGAAATGGTGAGGATAAACGTGTTGGAAGGGGGAGTGTTGGGGTTAATGTTGAGCTAATCGGCATATTTTCGCATGCATGTTATCTTCGGCAAAAGAAAACGAAGGGAAGAAGGAAACCACGAGAAGAAAGTTCAATGAAAGATCCAATAATACTTTTGTAACAAATACGTTTGCACAAACTATAAATATGCTCCAGCTTCCCCTTCAGAATTCTCCACTATACATGTACACGTAGGAATTAGACAGCTATTGATTGTAGACGCGTATTGAAAGGGGGGGTGTTagtgagagacagaaaaagagaccgaaagagaccgagagagacagagacatatatacaggcagagagacagacagacagacatacccacagacagacagacagacagacagacagacagacagacccacagacagacagacagacagacagacagacagacagacagacagacagagacaaggataccgagtgtgtgtgcgtgtgtgtgagagagagagagagagagagagagagagagagagagagagagagagagagagagagagagagagagagagagacggatagagagacagagagagagagggggagggagagagagtgagagagagaaagagagagagaaagagagagagagagaaagagagagagaacgagagagagaaagagagagagaaagagagaaagagagagacaatgacaatgacaatgacaaattctttatttacgagggtaatggcatatgcaaacaggtgcttttttacatccagccctcgcccatgggagggtttaatctaatgataatacgtttttaaaatgttggaatatcaattaaagaagaaataaaagtaaacgacaaacaagcaaacgattaacagactaaacaaacaaaaatatacatacaaacgaacatgacatattattgtcaaaggtataatgaaaactgtttcaagcaacaaaaaacgtgtgaaacttcgagggaagaaaaaatccgtgaaactgaggagtcaatgaagcaactacgttgcaagtaatagcatgtagcatcgttacataagtcatgttatgaaattaattaggtacatttatctactgaaacgtgtaaaaggtacaaataaggcatcaacaatatacatgttcaggctaagtgagaacgaaatgtgccatgtataaggaatgagaaatatctgtctttaaaagtcttggcattgacagaatgtttgagaccgcttggaagtgaattccaaagattagtccccgaaaagagtaggctggacttaaaaagagagacagagagagcgagagagagaggaagagagagagagagagagagagagagagagagagagagagagagagagagagagagagagagagagagagagagagagagagagagagagagagagagagagagagagagagagagagagagagagcgccgCATTCCAAGCATCATCATCCTAGTCCGTGATTTCCGGCAAAATCACAGTTTTCAAACTGAAGTTTTACAGTTTTAAGACGGAAACGATGATCTTTCAGCAAGTCATTGAAGTCAGTAAATGCTCATTAGCTATTCATGATCAGTTGTCAAAATAATTTTGTTCTCCACTTCGACACTTCCACCTTAGAAATTCACTTTCTTTCTCAATAAACGTTAGGTAATCACAACAACGTGTAAACGGCAGTGCACATGCCGGTATTCGAGTCCAAATTTAAAGCTTGAAAACGTGTCGCCGACGTCGATTTTGGGGCAGGCCTTATTCATAGTATGCAGATGCCGCGTCTCTGATTGGTCCGAACGGCTCACGGTGTCTCGTGGCATAGACTCGCTGTTTAAAAAGTTAGATAGGACTTTCTACTTTCTCTTGTTCGCTTTCAGGGGACACACTACCGTCCAGGGTGAGTACTGCTGCGGTTAAGACAATTAACATCATTGACTTATGCTagaattaattttgttttagGGAGAGACTTGAAATTAGGTGAGTGTTTTGCCTGAACTTGCAATGTAATTTTGCTCATGTACGTCATATAATTCAACACAAGTATGTCTTTGGAAAAGGCAAACCAGCCATTGCGCGGAGATGCTAATTTTGTGTACACGTGGAATGACATTTATAAGTAAAATGCTCAATGAGTTATATTGAATCAACAGAAAACATCAGTCTACAGCAAAGTACAGGGCATTTGAGGACCGTGGCTATGTTTTCAGAGTGACGAAAGTGCAATGAAATTTGCTTTGATCTTTTATGGTAACTGAGCGAAagttgagttttgtttttaatcaatgCTTGTAACTTGGACGTTGCTCAGTTGATTCAGTACAGTGCACCTGAGTTCTTTCACCTTCATCGACAGCGTAGCATTGTAATATTGCCAATGCTGCTTttctttaaaggcagagtaagcctcccgtaaaccatcacagatacggtcaggcttttgcacacagtacaaacaccctttcatttaaacactcaccaattgagaacatcctaggtgccctccgtaaagagcgaacaattttcaaagaatttatttttgcgtggtttatcttacccctgagccatcgtgaacccgtgtgatccagttttcccttttcacaatgcagtcgtcatagttagtcatttgaatgcgactcgacgtgagcttatctacaatagcacgtttttttatgcacgaaacaacggctgtggttcacaagaactctagcgatggcttgtgactgttgagaggaacggcgatttgcactgataaaccggccgtcgtctgctacgacccttgcgtgaccctgcttccgggcttttctttttttaaactttcacaacttcgaattgttctgatcttgtcttgatgaaaaacgaattcttttatgattaaagaatgtttgtgtaacaagctgtcaatttattatttagattttaaaagttaggtctagcgcaaaaacgaggcgccgttgttgttaacggaacaagtctacgaaaataaattcttggaaaatgtctcacgctcgacagaaagcagccaggatgttcccgttcggtgagcgttcaaatggaagtatgcttgtactgtatttagacgctcggggagctctgtgatggtttacgggaggcttactgtgcctttaaggcttGACATTTTTGTCAGAAATGATATAAACAAAAGAGCATATACTTGTTATTTTTTGTGTATTGTCAGCGAACAAGGAATTCATTCTAAATATTATGTTGGTTATTGGTGTTTTTTTATCCTCATGCAGGCAAAGAGCTAACTATCTGCATACTTGTCAAATTGATCTTTTTGTCAGACACACACGCCGACATACCTTTATGATCTAAAACACATCCTGTCCTTGTCGTCACGACATTATCTATTTGTTTAGCAATATCTTAGAAAGTTGTGTTTATTTTGCCCTTGTTTCTGCTTCATTCTCGTGAATAGAAGTCATTTATTTTTTATGAAGATGAAACGATGAATTGGGAAGAATAATGTGCCCTTTGTTTCAAGAATTTTTTAGACACAGAGCTTGCTAGTTCAACTCTCATTCACAAAGGTGCGTGTAGCctgttacatatattttttaagAGGAACCTATGAGCCATACATTTACCATGTTATTTTCAAAGAATTGAGAACATTAACAAATAACCTTCTATTTTTCTGTACATTATAATCGAATCTTTGATCGACTTAAATTTAGGtgttctttactttatttggtgtttaacgtcgttttcaaccattcaaggttatatcgcgacgtctGAATACagcccaacacacacacataatccaaACGCACATAACAACACAATCCTATTCCTCTGTGTCCTCAGATTCAAGATGGCTACCTTTTGTGTTATGGCTGTGCTGACGTCACTTGTGACGCTATGCTACGGTGACAAAAACTTCACGGTGACGTACGAAGCCACTCTGGAGGTGGAGGTGAAGAACTACAACGGTCTGGGCGATGACATCAGCGGCAAGGTCGTCATAGGGATGTTCGGTGACACCACCCCAATCACCGCCCTCAACTTCAAAACCCTTTGTGAAGGATGGACCAGAAATAACGTGAGGATCTTGCAATGCTCTCTGGTTGTTGTGTAATAGTTGTGTGTTTTGAATTTGCGTTTTAGAGGTGATATGGTTGATCGTGACTCGCATAAACTGTGTCGTTCCTCAGGTGCTGAACTGTAGCCCTGTTAGCGTACTACAGCAGAGCATTGATTGCAGCTTCCCCctttttcaaaaatgattgtGTATTATGAAAAACAATTGTAATTTTAAAGCCAGACAGACGCCCGTGCAGACTAACCTCAATTTTCTATCTGTAAATGATTATGTATATTCGATATATTCACGAACTGAATAATACGACCACACCCCTTCCGCCATCcccacacctccccccccccccccaccagtcCTGCCCCCTCCCACCAAAGACCTCCCTCATCTCTCACTGGGCTTCAACTTACGATTCTAACTCTTTTCTGTTATCTCCTGCTGTATCACTGCACGTGGTTTTCTGTTTTATTCTGACATTTGAATATGTTCTGTTTTACAGCAAAAACTGTCGTTCAAGAACAGCTTCTGTCATCGTATGGTCAAAGACATGCTGGTCCAGTGTGGAGACATCACAACTGGCGATGGCACTGGATGTGAGTAAAAAGAAAAGCAACACAGTAAAAcatgagaatgagagagagagagagagagagagagagagagagagagagtgtgtgtgtgtgtgtgtgtgtgtgtgtgagtgagagagagagagagagagagagagagagagggagaggagagagagagagtgagagaaataaagagagagctaaagagagagagagagagagagagagagagtgagagaaataaagagagagctagagagagagagagagagagagagagagagagagagagagagagagaaagagagagggggggaattgaattgaattgagagAGAAcaaagagagctagagagagagagagagagagagagagagagagagagagagagagagagagagagtgtgtgagagaaataaagagagagctagagagagagagagagagagagagagagagagtgagagagtgagagaaataaagagagctagagagagagagagaaagagagagagagaaagagagagagaggggcggggAGAAttcaattgaattgaattgaatagaaatctattttaaataaatgaatgcaattgataaaaaaaatatatattgaaAATTAAGAGAGAgcggagtaagagagagagagagagagagagagagagagagagagagagagagagagagagggtggagccgggggggggggggggttaggttGAGACAAACTTACACAAATTAGTGGTAATCAGATTTGTGTTAGTGTTGAAGTTGAGAATTTTCGTAGCATAATGTCGAAAACAAACAGCAACCATAAGCATGCAAACAATAACACAGCAGGAGCATTGGTTGACTGTGTGACTCGAAGgaaaacagaaagacacaggGGTAAGGACAGCCAAAGAAAGAGACCTAAAGGAGAAACCAAACgtagaacaaacaaacaaacaaagaaacaaacaaacgtaaagCTTCTTTTATACCAGCTAAAACAGCTATACCCTCAACACTAACCAGGTGACCAGCAACACACTAACCAGCCTAGCAAGCAGGCCAGAAAACAAACTatcaaccaaccagccaacagtCAACTGAAACACTTCCCCTGTTCCCCTCCCCTTCTCCCCCAGtcgaataaataaataaataaaatagcaTAAAAGAACATGACGTAAATTGGATTTAAATTACATTctatacattaaaaaaaaaaaaaaataacaacattacATTTTTAGAAAACTATCTCTGTATTCTTATCCTTAGCTATCAGCATCTACGGACAACGCTTCAACGACGAGAACTACAGCATCAGTCACCGTAGCGGCGGTATCGTGTCCATGGCCAACCACGGCAAGGACACCAACGGCTCCCAGTTCTTCATCACCATAGGCCCATCCCGCTTCCTCGACAAGAAGCACGTGGCGTTCGGCAAGGTCCTCAAAGGATTCGTAAGTATTAGCACACAGGCTTAAGGATTTCCTTAAGTGAGCCCCAAGTTGTCTTCGCAAAGACGTCGCGAAGTCGTTTTACTGAAAATACAGTGtaaaagcttcgtgcagcaagcttcCGTGAAGTGGACTTCGCTAAGTCAAATTCGCCCAATTAACGGGTAAGAATGATGGGTAAAACCTGTGCAGACAAAAGGGTTGACTTTCATTTTACTGGTAATTAGTTGTAGAATATATCGATGGGTTGTGCTCAACTTCAGGATCTTTTGATTGTGTTTCCATTTATTTAAggtgtatttgtttttaatgtgtattgttgctgttattaggattattatatttaagattgatttaaggcgcttatgttgtgtattgtttctgttattgagattattatatttaagattgtaaggcgcttaaaactattttaggatttgcgccctataaatacccttattattattattattattattattattagcagTATTATTATTACTTGAAATGAGACACCTAAAGGTTACCTGGAAAGTATccggtagctcaggtggtacagcactggacttgtgatcttaGGGTCGCAGGCTTGAATCCGGGCCTGggcggacacaggtcaactgtatgtgcagactcagagacaatACCCATGTtacacccccgtgtcaccactgtggcacgtaaaaggcctcggtcattctgccataagttcaggtggctgattacacctaaaacagcatacacctgggtagcgcgactctgttgctgctagctttccactgggatgaaaatgaaaaaaagtaaatCAAGTGATAAATGCACATTGTTTATCATCTTTGGATAATCATCAACTGATTTCTTTTTGCAGAACATTCTGAGAACCATCAACAGGATGGGACCCGGCGCAGACTTCCAGACCCCAAGACGACCAATCAGAATCGCAGAATGCACCACACAGGAAGTGAAGAAATATGAATTGTCT carries:
- the LOC138981428 gene encoding uncharacterized protein — encoded protein: MATFCVMAVLTSLVTLCYGDKNFTVTYEATLEVEVKNYNGLGDDISGKVVIGMFGDTTPITALNFKTLCEGWTRNNQKLSFKNSFCHRMVKDMLVQCGDITTGDGTGSISIYGQRFNDENYSISHRSGGIVSMANHGKDTNGSQFFITIGPSRFLDKKHVAFGKVLKGFNILRTINRMGPGADFQTPRRPIRIAECTTQEVKKYELSANDMKKDDLEA